The Candidatus Binatia bacterium genome has a window encoding:
- a CDS encoding VWA domain-containing protein, with protein sequence MSDFRFAEPAWAFLLWGVVAFTALLLWLDARSGSAMSRFLSPLMQSRLAETPSRTRRRTSIVLVGASLAMAVVALMRPQWGAHLISTPRMGAEIMVCLDVSNSMLAEDVAPNRLERAKAELRDLLTYLRGDSVGLIAFAGRASVLAPITPDFSFFRLVLDSAGPHSVSRGGTRLEEPIRKAVAGFAAGASVSRSILLITDGEDHDSFPLEAAKDAAERGIKILAIGFGDEKGSPIEITDPKTGARRTLKDSNGQEVISRLDGETLRKIALATGGAYIPAGTGVLDLQSIYETYIAGLTRGELDGQSRTIRNEAYQWAVLASLLLLFASVLVGSGRASGRRARAAAAGASVAIVLALALVSAARADDAAPAAAEGSAAPAASEDAADATTPQAAEAAKAAPPAAPAPPAKPPRATFNDGVDQMAAGDFDAAEKQLEDARSRAQFDGVLRRDATYDLGILDSRRADAKVDSSPEDALAALERSASWFRETVTLDPKDNDARQNLELVLRRSLVLADAIARKKEKSLLDDINVLMEEQRALLTSLRKAVQDQAGDNSTTSPAGGDVEKDRQAFRELATRQLALSSKAEDVSDRAVREQALIQNKPPEQQKPEETLKAAQLDGALESLHQAREQMGQARGRLRRLEGPGAYRAASTTLTDLKRARDRLLDPVKVLDILVGDATELSRLTGVKVALDSGQSKAPPQKWLTPEHLADTAGELRERVEELHYNFVAVLSQNDAAAKNGQVPDEKSASLLERVREAEPLIGEAATKVSDAHDDLGQSHVRESLAPQYQAIAKLAAARESFLDFQRLVDLVYDDEKRVQSIVSPKKEIAAADKTEYAPMADDVQKNNSARGPRLDRQLKEETAAAAQAVEAKKAGRAQQQQQPQGQAAAPPPSQQQGPDPEQQKQLLDLAATYLSAARGAMDGATTKLDTLAKEASSRGDSLPADSWHPSQAAVDEAVSRIEDLRRLFFSVIDRLKELAQHQLELGDQTEETATMAAASPDQDSTSKAGPLGARQDSLSSNASPIADALREQSKQPVPPEAKGKVPEDLPQRLAEAAGHVDNARGSMDQASQHLKVDPPAFADSRTAQNAALEELEAALKLLVPPDKQKQQQDQQQQQQQQQQQQGGQKDQQQGGQKSAAQKAEQKAAEEQQKNEKTDPAQLLQGIRDREAERRASKDKAQHQSYEPVEKDW encoded by the coding sequence GGCGCGCACCTGATCTCGACTCCGCGCATGGGCGCCGAGATCATGGTCTGCCTAGACGTCTCCAATTCGATGCTCGCCGAGGACGTCGCGCCCAACCGCCTCGAGCGCGCCAAGGCCGAGCTTCGAGACCTCCTGACATATCTGCGCGGCGACAGCGTCGGGCTGATCGCATTCGCCGGACGAGCGAGCGTGCTCGCGCCGATCACGCCGGATTTTTCGTTCTTCCGCCTCGTGCTCGATTCGGCCGGGCCGCACAGCGTGTCGCGAGGCGGGACCAGGCTCGAAGAGCCGATCCGCAAGGCCGTTGCCGGATTTGCTGCGGGTGCCTCGGTTTCGCGCTCGATTCTTCTGATCACCGACGGGGAGGACCACGATTCGTTCCCGCTGGAGGCCGCCAAGGATGCGGCCGAGCGCGGGATCAAGATCCTCGCGATCGGCTTCGGCGACGAAAAAGGCAGCCCGATCGAGATCACCGATCCGAAGACGGGCGCCAGGCGCACTCTCAAGGATTCCAACGGCCAGGAAGTGATCAGCCGCCTCGACGGCGAGACGCTGCGAAAGATCGCGCTTGCCACCGGCGGCGCCTACATCCCCGCAGGCACCGGCGTCCTCGACCTGCAGTCGATCTACGAGACGTACATCGCCGGACTGACGCGCGGAGAGCTGGACGGCCAGAGCCGCACGATCCGCAACGAAGCGTACCAGTGGGCAGTGCTTGCGTCGTTGCTGCTTCTGTTCGCGTCAGTGCTCGTCGGCTCGGGTCGGGCAAGCGGGCGCAGGGCGCGGGCTGCCGCCGCGGGCGCATCCGTTGCGATCGTCCTCGCGCTCGCGCTCGTCTCCGCTGCGCGGGCCGACGATGCCGCGCCGGCCGCGGCGGAGGGCAGCGCGGCGCCCGCAGCCTCGGAAGATGCAGCGGACGCGACGACTCCGCAGGCGGCGGAAGCGGCGAAAGCCGCGCCTCCGGCTGCGCCGGCCCCACCGGCCAAGCCTCCGCGCGCGACGTTCAACGACGGCGTCGACCAGATGGCCGCCGGCGATTTCGACGCCGCCGAGAAGCAGCTCGAGGATGCAAGGTCGCGCGCCCAGTTCGACGGCGTGCTGCGCCGCGACGCGACCTACGACCTCGGCATCCTCGATTCGCGGCGCGCCGACGCGAAGGTCGACTCCAGTCCCGAGGACGCCCTTGCCGCGCTCGAGCGCTCGGCTTCCTGGTTCCGCGAAACCGTCACGCTCGATCCCAAGGACAACGATGCCAGGCAGAACCTCGAGCTGGTGCTGCGGCGCTCGCTGGTGCTTGCCGACGCGATCGCGCGCAAGAAGGAAAAATCGCTGCTCGACGACATCAACGTGCTGATGGAAGAACAGCGGGCGCTGCTGACTTCGCTTCGCAAAGCCGTGCAGGACCAGGCCGGAGACAATTCCACGACAAGTCCTGCGGGGGGGGACGTCGAGAAGGACCGCCAGGCCTTCCGTGAGCTGGCCACGCGCCAGCTCGCGCTTTCGTCGAAAGCCGAAGACGTCTCCGATCGCGCCGTGCGCGAGCAGGCGCTGATCCAGAACAAGCCGCCCGAACAACAAAAACCCGAAGAAACCCTGAAAGCCGCACAGCTCGACGGCGCGCTCGAATCGCTGCACCAGGCCCGGGAACAGATGGGTCAGGCGCGGGGCCGCCTTCGCCGCCTCGAAGGACCCGGCGCCTACCGCGCCGCTTCGACGACGCTGACGGATCTCAAGCGCGCACGCGACCGCCTGCTCGATCCGGTCAAGGTGCTCGACATCCTCGTCGGCGATGCGACCGAGCTGTCGCGCCTGACCGGCGTCAAGGTCGCGCTCGATTCGGGCCAGAGCAAGGCACCACCGCAGAAGTGGCTGACGCCCGAGCACCTGGCCGACACCGCCGGCGAGCTGCGCGAGCGCGTCGAGGAGCTGCACTACAACTTCGTCGCGGTGCTGTCGCAGAACGACGCCGCCGCGAAAAACGGCCAGGTTCCCGACGAAAAGAGCGCATCGCTGCTCGAACGGGTTCGCGAAGCGGAGCCATTGATCGGCGAGGCCGCGACCAAAGTCTCCGACGCGCACGACGATCTCGGCCAGTCCCACGTTCGCGAGTCTCTTGCTCCGCAGTACCAGGCGATCGCGAAGCTGGCCGCTGCGCGCGAGAGCTTCCTCGATTTCCAGCGCCTCGTCGATCTCGTCTACGACGACGAAAAACGAGTGCAGTCGATCGTCTCGCCGAAGAAAGAGATCGCGGCGGCAGACAAGACCGAATACGCTCCGATGGCCGACGACGTCCAGAAGAACAACTCGGCCCGCGGTCCGCGTCTCGACAGGCAGCTGAAGGAAGAGACCGCGGCGGCCGCGCAGGCGGTCGAAGCGAAAAAAGCCGGCCGGGCCCAACAGCAGCAACAACCGCAGGGACAAGCTGCGGCGCCGCCACCGTCGCAACAACAGGGTCCGGATCCCGAGCAGCAAAAGCAGCTCCTGGATCTTGCCGCGACGTACCTTTCCGCCGCGCGCGGAGCGATGGACGGAGCGACGACGAAGCTCGATACGCTCGCGAAAGAAGCATCCTCGCGCGGCGACTCGCTGCCCGCCGACTCGTGGCACCCGTCACAGGCGGCCGTCGACGAAGCGGTTTCCCGCATCGAGGACCTGCGCCGCCTGTTCTTCTCGGTCATCGATCGCTTGAAGGAGCTGGCCCAGCACCAGCTGGAGCTCGGCGACCAGACCGAGGAGACTGCGACGATGGCGGCCGCCAGTCCGGACCAGGACTCCACGTCGAAGGCCGGACCTCTCGGCGCGCGCCAGGACAGCCTGTCGAGCAACGCATCGCCGATTGCCGATGCGCTTCGCGAGCAGTCCAAACAGCCCGTCCCGCCCGAAGCCAAGGGCAAGGTCCCCGAAGACTTGCCGCAGCGTCTTGCCGAAGCAGCCGGTCACGTCGACAACGCGCGAGGATCGATGGACCAGGCGAGCCAGCACTTGAAGGTGGATCCTCCTGCGTTCGCGGATTCACGAACCGCGCAGAACGCCGCGCTCGAGGAGCTCGAAGCTGCGCTCAAGCTGCTGGTGCCGCCCGACAAACAGAAACAGCAGCAGGACCAGCAACAGCAGCAACAACAACAACAGCAGCAGCAGGGCGGCCAGAAGGACCAGCAACAGGGCGGCCAGAAGTCGGCAGCGCAGAAGGCTGAGCAGAAAGCTGCCGAAGAGCAGCAGAAGAACGAGAAGACCGATCCGGCCCAGCTCCTGCAGGGAATCCGTGACCGCGAGGCCGAGCGCCGCGCGAGCAAGGACAAAGCCCAGCACCAGTCCTACGAACCGGTCGAGAAGGACTGGTGA